A genomic stretch from Brucella sp. BE17 includes:
- a CDS encoding 8-amino-7-oxononanoate synthase codes for MTLSALSPYEAKLAGLCRKSRLRALVPQQGIDFTSNDYLGLADAPRLKAVITKAIERGVPVGAGGSRLLRGNHLEHEALEAEAAAFFGAEKTIYFGSGFAANVALFSTLPLRGDVVLHDELIHASVHDGIVAGKAQAVAVSHNQVEAFERELSRWRQAGGKGRPWIAVESLYSMDGDRAPLAALADLAKRHGGFLVVDEAHATGVFGPDGRGLVAELEGCGNVVALHTCGKALGLSGALLSLPAILAEYLINRARGFIYSTAPSPLMAAAAREALRIVVDEGWRRTRLEKLINFAGEELHHRLGITPSGSQIIPVVIGDNARSLAVAARLRHSGFDVRGIRPPTVPEGTARLRVSITLNVDEDQIADMVGLLALALEQE; via the coding sequence GTGACCCTATCGGCGCTTTCTCCTTATGAGGCTAAACTTGCCGGACTTTGCCGCAAGTCGCGGCTACGAGCGCTCGTTCCCCAGCAGGGGATCGATTTCACCTCCAACGACTATCTCGGGCTTGCCGATGCGCCCCGGCTGAAGGCGGTGATTACCAAAGCAATCGAAAGGGGCGTGCCAGTCGGTGCCGGTGGTTCACGGCTTCTGCGCGGCAACCACTTGGAACATGAGGCGCTCGAGGCGGAGGCAGCGGCGTTTTTCGGCGCGGAAAAAACGATCTATTTCGGTAGTGGCTTCGCCGCCAATGTCGCGCTCTTTTCCACATTGCCGTTGCGAGGAGACGTCGTTCTCCACGATGAACTGATCCATGCCAGCGTGCATGATGGCATTGTGGCTGGTAAGGCGCAGGCGGTTGCCGTATCACATAATCAGGTCGAGGCGTTCGAGCGGGAACTAAGCCGCTGGCGACAGGCGGGCGGCAAAGGTCGCCCTTGGATCGCCGTCGAGAGCCTTTATTCCATGGATGGCGACCGGGCGCCGCTTGCGGCGCTTGCTGATCTTGCCAAACGGCATGGCGGATTTCTTGTGGTCGATGAGGCGCATGCCACCGGCGTTTTCGGACCCGATGGTCGCGGCCTTGTGGCAGAGCTGGAAGGGTGTGGAAACGTGGTGGCACTGCACACTTGCGGCAAGGCGCTCGGCCTTTCCGGCGCACTTCTGAGCTTGCCTGCGATTCTCGCCGAATACCTCATCAACCGTGCCCGTGGTTTCATTTATTCCACAGCGCCTTCGCCGCTGATGGCTGCGGCGGCGCGGGAAGCATTGCGGATCGTTGTCGATGAAGGCTGGCGTCGGACTCGGCTGGAGAAGCTGATAAACTTTGCGGGCGAAGAATTGCATCACCGGCTAGGAATAACTCCAAGCGGCTCGCAGATCATTCCGGTGGTGATCGGCGACAATGCCCGTTCGCTCGCTGTCGCCGCGCGCCTGCGTCACAGTGGGTTCGATGTGCGGGGCATCCGCCCGCCAACCGTGCCGGAAGGAACAGCGCGTCTGCGTGTCTCCATTACGCTCAACGTGGATGAGGACCAGATCGCCGATATGGTTGGATTGCTTGCTCTAGCTCTGGAGCAGGAATGA
- a CDS encoding LysR substrate-binding domain-containing protein — MRQYLPTTTGLRVLTALAQNGTISEAAKFLHMTQSAVSKQLKSVEDLVGLVLFLRTSQGLMPTEAGTIYIEQARVALGALETAAARVMGLRSNKPTLRLHVLPILGDRWFIQRFVHFAEAHPDIDVQFSSFAPSDTEDEADVVFRFGEGEWPGWHMDYFLGRDVVLVGSPHFIARRGGISTPADIQKFSVLEHLKTPLYWDDFATENSINEFPPERSLKLGYYSLVIRAAIGGHGLALIPRSLILDEIESGQLINPLNLRYNSRNCYWLSTHADREHSPQLEIFRNWALNEARKTESGFHA; from the coding sequence ATGCGGCAGTATCTACCCACCACGACAGGTTTGCGTGTATTAACCGCTCTTGCACAAAACGGAACCATTTCCGAAGCCGCAAAATTTCTCCATATGACCCAAAGTGCGGTCAGCAAACAGCTTAAAAGCGTTGAAGATCTGGTTGGACTCGTTCTCTTCCTGCGCACCAGCCAGGGACTTATGCCCACAGAGGCTGGAACGATTTACATCGAACAGGCAAGGGTTGCTTTGGGTGCGCTGGAAACGGCCGCAGCGCGCGTGATGGGCTTACGTTCCAACAAACCGACATTACGGCTACACGTTCTGCCTATTTTAGGTGATCGCTGGTTCATCCAGAGGTTTGTGCATTTTGCCGAAGCTCACCCGGATATCGATGTTCAGTTCAGCTCTTTTGCCCCCAGTGACACGGAAGACGAGGCGGATGTCGTATTTCGCTTCGGAGAAGGTGAATGGCCCGGATGGCATATGGATTATTTTCTGGGCCGCGACGTGGTTCTGGTCGGCTCACCGCATTTTATTGCCCGACGCGGCGGCATATCGACTCCGGCAGACATTCAAAAGTTTTCAGTGCTGGAGCACCTTAAGACACCGCTTTACTGGGATGATTTCGCTACTGAAAACAGTATTAACGAGTTCCCGCCGGAACGCAGTTTAAAGCTTGGATATTATTCTCTCGTCATTCGTGCAGCAATCGGCGGGCATGGACTGGCTCTGATCCCGCGTAGCCTGATACTCGACGAGATTGAGAGTGGGCAACTCATTAATCCTTTGAATTTACGATATAATAGTCGAAATTGTTACTGGTTGTCGACCCATGCAGACCGTGAGCACAGCCCTCAACTGGAGATATTCCGTAACTGGGCGCTCAATGAAGCACGCAAGACAGAGAGTGGTTTTCATGCATGA
- the speB gene encoding agmatinase, which yields MDQDNLKALREKYSKTEGGDIFDPVFRKAASAQFSEAGKRAFPYANVSTFLDQPYLPDAASDPSFCGLEAVLVGVPMDLGVTNRSGARFGPKAVRSVERVGPFDHVLHMAPSTEISVADIGDVPLNSRFDLTRSHADIEAFYTQIVGAGVYPLSVGGDHSITGSILRALGREKPVGMIHIDAHCDTSGPYEGCKFHHGGPFRQAVLDGVLDPQRTIQIGIRGGAEYLWEFSREAGMTVLHIEDVLSLGMEKIIQTARNVVGDGPTYLSFDIDSLDPGFAPGTGTPEVGGLQPREAMEIMRGLNGLNLIGSDVVEVAPQYDPTTNTAQAAAQILFIQLCLAATAIRNRKAD from the coding sequence ATGGATCAGGACAACCTCAAAGCGCTGCGCGAAAAATACTCAAAGACAGAAGGCGGCGACATTTTCGACCCTGTGTTTCGTAAAGCTGCCAGCGCTCAGTTTTCAGAAGCTGGCAAGCGTGCTTTTCCTTACGCGAACGTTTCGACATTTCTGGACCAGCCCTACTTACCCGATGCTGCTTCCGATCCATCTTTTTGCGGACTGGAAGCTGTTCTTGTCGGCGTCCCAATGGATTTGGGCGTAACCAACCGCTCTGGTGCACGTTTCGGCCCCAAAGCAGTGCGTTCCGTCGAAAGAGTTGGACCGTTCGATCATGTTTTGCACATGGCGCCCTCGACTGAAATCAGCGTGGCTGATATTGGCGACGTTCCGCTTAATTCCCGTTTCGATCTCACGCGTTCCCATGCTGATATCGAAGCGTTTTACACCCAAATTGTCGGAGCAGGTGTTTACCCACTTTCCGTCGGCGGCGATCATTCGATCACGGGTTCCATCCTGCGCGCTTTGGGGCGTGAAAAGCCAGTCGGAATGATCCATATCGATGCACACTGTGATACAAGCGGCCCTTATGAAGGATGTAAATTTCATCACGGTGGGCCATTCAGACAAGCCGTTCTGGATGGCGTTCTCGATCCACAGCGAACAATCCAGATCGGTATTCGCGGTGGTGCCGAATATTTGTGGGAGTTTTCAAGAGAAGCCGGCATGACTGTTCTGCACATCGAAGATGTGCTGTCACTGGGCATGGAAAAAATCATCCAGACCGCTCGGAATGTTGTCGGGGACGGCCCTACTTATCTTTCCTTCGATATAGACAGTCTCGACCCCGGCTTTGCTCCGGGAACTGGAACCCCGGAAGTTGGTGGCTTACAGCCACGCGAAGCAATGGAAATTATGCGCGGTTTGAACGGGTTGAACCTTATCGGCTCGGACGTGGTCGAGGTCGCACCACAATATGATCCAACAACCAATACGGCGCAGGCAGCGGCGCAAATCCTGTTCATCCAGTTGTGTCTTGCCGCAACCGCGATACGCAATAGAAAGGCAGACTAA
- a CDS encoding adenosylmethionine--8-amino-7-oxononanoate transaminase, with protein MSRSPIWHPFTQHGLEPPMKRIVSTEGAYIVDADGKRLFDAISSWWVITHGHRHPSIMAAIRAATEAFDQVIFAEFSHEPAETLAKALVERAPAGLDHVFYSDSGSTSVEVALKMALGCYHNRGEKRDRIVVMEHGYHGDTIGAMSTGERGVFNVAYEALLFGVDRIAFPEHGREQRTLDMFEGFCRSGRVAALLIEPLVLGAGGMKIYGAGVLAGLKQIAEHYDCLFIVDEVMTGWGRTGTMFACEKAGISPDILCTSKGLTGGSLPLAATMCSSDIFDAHCSTDRRKTFFHSSSYTANPIACAAAVANLQVWRDEPVQQRIGQLEQMLGGNLRRFADDRRFTNLRQVGTIAALDLVVPSGGYLAEVGPHMRRLFRERGLVLRPLGNVLYLMPPYCTTAQDLTHTFDAIDEVASIILRRM; from the coding sequence ATGAGCCGTTCGCCCATCTGGCATCCCTTCACTCAGCATGGGCTTGAGCCCCCGATGAAACGCATCGTTTCGACGGAGGGTGCTTATATCGTTGATGCGGACGGTAAGCGGCTGTTCGATGCGATTTCATCCTGGTGGGTTATCACCCATGGTCACCGGCACCCGTCGATCATGGCTGCGATCCGTGCCGCGACGGAAGCCTTCGATCAGGTGATTTTTGCGGAATTTTCCCACGAGCCTGCCGAAACACTGGCCAAAGCGCTGGTCGAACGCGCGCCTGCCGGGTTGGATCATGTGTTTTATTCCGATAGCGGCTCGACTTCGGTGGAAGTAGCGCTGAAAATGGCGCTTGGTTGCTATCACAATCGCGGTGAAAAGCGTGACCGCATCGTGGTCATGGAGCACGGTTATCATGGCGATACGATTGGCGCCATGTCGACGGGCGAACGCGGCGTGTTCAATGTCGCTTATGAAGCGCTGCTTTTCGGTGTCGATCGTATCGCTTTTCCAGAACATGGCCGCGAGCAAAGGACGCTCGACATGTTCGAGGGTTTCTGCCGTTCGGGCCGCGTTGCTGCTCTGCTCATCGAGCCGCTTGTTCTGGGCGCTGGTGGCATGAAGATATACGGCGCTGGGGTGCTGGCCGGGCTGAAGCAGATCGCTGAACATTACGATTGCCTGTTTATCGTCGATGAGGTGATGACGGGTTGGGGCAGAACGGGCACCATGTTTGCCTGTGAAAAGGCTGGAATTTCACCGGATATTCTGTGCACGTCCAAGGGGCTCACGGGCGGTTCGCTGCCGCTCGCAGCGACGATGTGCAGCAGTGACATCTTTGATGCGCATTGTTCTACCGACCGCCGCAAAACCTTTTTTCATTCGAGTTCCTACACGGCCAATCCGATCGCCTGTGCCGCCGCCGTTGCAAATCTTCAGGTCTGGCGAGACGAACCAGTGCAACAACGCATTGGGCAATTGGAGCAGATGCTCGGCGGCAATCTCCGACGCTTTGCGGATGACCGGCGTTTCACCAATCTCCGGCAAGTGGGAACCATCGCAGCACTCGACCTTGTGGTGCCTTCCGGCGGTTATCTCGCCGAAGTCGGGCCGCATATGCGGCGTCTGTTCCGCGAGCGCGGGCTTGTCCTGCGCCCGCTCGGCAATGTGCTTTATCTGATGCCGCCCTATTGTACCACTGCGCAGGACTTGACCCATACCTTCGACGCCATCGATGAAGTAGCGTCGATCATTCTGAGGCGCATGTGA
- a CDS encoding LysR family transcriptional regulator — MLVELFLKDRDICRAGRYHEWKQGFHAHQTIEDCNVLPMTNLDLRLLKVFRAIVANGGLKGAATMLNVGLPTISKQLSDLEIRLGMRLCNRGGSKFELTEEGTAIYQASKQLFASIEDFRTNVGKLKKKKKQVLRIAAIDNLITDRNSPLPWLIGYFDARNCHVSVIISRPDEIEKGVRDNIFDIGITPIYQQDADLKYAALYDEISYLYCGDQHPFYEIDDEELEHHRVDAEPCVKHLYVDKRFIPALKNQPGEGAEALQAEAVLTLILSGKYLGFLPAHFASAFENSHQIRKLHQARRWYSTEIGFVYRREGTLNTTVLQAINLLKNRASQDVSVS, encoded by the coding sequence ATGCTTGTCGAGCTTTTCCTCAAAGATAGAGACATTTGTCGCGCTGGGCGATATCATGAATGGAAACAAGGGTTTCATGCGCATCAAACCATTGAGGATTGTAATGTTTTGCCGATGACCAATCTTGATTTGCGTCTTCTCAAGGTTTTCAGGGCCATTGTTGCCAATGGGGGTTTGAAAGGTGCGGCGACGATGCTGAATGTGGGATTGCCAACTATCAGCAAGCAGCTCTCTGATCTCGAAATTCGATTGGGTATGCGGTTGTGTAACCGTGGGGGATCGAAATTTGAGCTTACAGAGGAGGGGACCGCAATCTATCAGGCAAGCAAGCAATTATTTGCTTCGATTGAAGATTTTAGGACCAATGTCGGCAAGCTGAAAAAAAAGAAGAAGCAGGTGCTGCGTATAGCGGCCATAGATAATCTGATCACCGATAGAAACTCGCCGCTGCCATGGCTGATCGGTTATTTTGATGCCAGAAACTGTCATGTTAGCGTCATTATCTCAAGGCCGGACGAAATTGAAAAAGGCGTTCGCGACAATATCTTCGATATTGGTATTACGCCAATCTATCAACAGGACGCGGACTTGAAATATGCAGCGCTCTATGACGAAATCTCTTATCTTTATTGTGGCGATCAGCATCCTTTTTACGAAATAGACGATGAAGAGCTTGAACATCACAGGGTCGATGCGGAACCTTGCGTAAAGCATCTCTATGTCGACAAGCGTTTTATTCCTGCACTCAAAAATCAGCCCGGCGAGGGGGCTGAGGCACTTCAGGCCGAGGCAGTCTTAACACTGATCTTGTCGGGAAAATATCTGGGATTTCTTCCGGCGCATTTTGCATCAGCTTTTGAGAACAGTCATCAAATACGAAAGCTTCATCAAGCAAGACGTTGGTATTCGACGGAGATCGGTTTTGTTTATCGTCGTGAAGGCACTCTCAACACTACCGTTCTACAGGCTATAAATCTGTTGAAAAACCGCGCTTCACAAGATGTCAGCGTTTCGTGA
- a CDS encoding cupin domain-containing protein, with translation MLDPVSLAGLMQGGWRTLHYEPFRDGVDVHYLYREDARQDTPVWALLRYEAGASVPLHRHTGLETIMVLEGSQSDERGRYKQGSVIFNPEGTIHRVWSEDGCTVLIQWAKPVEILSV, from the coding sequence ATGCTTGATCCTGTTTCACTGGCGGGGCTTATGCAAGGCGGCTGGCGGACCCTGCATTATGAGCCATTTCGTGATGGCGTTGATGTCCATTATCTCTATCGTGAAGACGCGCGCCAGGACACGCCTGTGTGGGCACTTCTTCGTTACGAAGCGGGCGCATCGGTACCGCTTCACCGTCACACGGGGCTTGAGACGATCATGGTCCTTGAGGGCAGTCAATCAGATGAACGGGGTCGCTACAAACAGGGAAGTGTCATCTTTAATCCGGAAGGAACGATCCACCGTGTGTGGAGCGAAGACGGTTGTACCGTCCTGATCCAGTGGGCAAAACCTGTCGAGATTCTTTCAGTATGA
- the argH gene encoding argininosuccinate lyase: MNESVRLWGARFRSPPSPELVRLSGSPLNHFRLVPEDLRSSTAHARELERAGILDKAEAEKITTTLQSIGEDWLAGRLVPSENDEDVHTFLERELTSRLGALGGKLRAGRSRNDQAANNLKLYLRRIAHTLVANIVALQEALIAQAKEHQQTLAPGFTHLQPAQPVTFGHQLLAHAQGFSRDIDRIIDWHKRAGRSPLGAAALAGSAIALNPELSASELGYDAPCENSIDAVGSRDHVAEFLFIAAMLGVNLSRLSEEVFLWSSKQFHWVELDDGYATGSSIMPQKKNADIAELTRGRSARLIASLNGMLIALKGLPFAYNRDLSEDKWTSFEAVDTLDLVLPAMAGMIATMKVDKKRLRAQSFEGFTLATEVADWLSQQGIPFSEAHEITGALVRYCEEKAIGLEDLSVENLSDVDARLKADVLTRLSPEAAIAARKGYGGTAPDRVGEQIDRLQRLVQTHRQWAKLS, from the coding sequence ATGAATGAATCTGTAAGGCTGTGGGGCGCGCGTTTCCGTTCTCCACCATCTCCGGAACTCGTACGTCTGTCGGGTTCTCCCCTGAATCACTTCAGGCTCGTTCCAGAGGATTTACGGTCGTCGACAGCACATGCGCGCGAACTGGAACGCGCTGGTATCCTCGATAAAGCGGAAGCGGAAAAAATTACGACAACATTGCAGTCGATTGGTGAAGATTGGCTTGCAGGTCGCCTTGTGCCATCTGAAAATGATGAAGATGTGCATACGTTTCTGGAGCGCGAACTGACCAGCCGCCTTGGTGCGCTTGGCGGAAAATTACGTGCCGGACGTTCGCGAAACGATCAGGCGGCGAATAATCTCAAGCTTTATCTGCGCCGCATTGCGCACACACTGGTCGCGAATATCGTCGCCTTGCAGGAGGCGTTGATTGCGCAGGCGAAGGAGCATCAGCAGACCTTGGCGCCGGGTTTTACGCACTTGCAACCCGCGCAACCCGTGACGTTCGGTCATCAGCTTCTAGCGCATGCGCAAGGCTTTTCACGCGATATCGACCGGATCATTGATTGGCACAAGAGAGCCGGGCGCTCGCCTCTGGGAGCAGCGGCCCTCGCAGGATCGGCCATTGCGCTCAATCCCGAACTCTCCGCTTCCGAACTTGGCTATGATGCGCCCTGTGAAAACTCCATTGATGCTGTGGGCAGTCGCGATCATGTTGCAGAATTCTTGTTCATTGCCGCGATGCTGGGGGTCAATCTTTCGCGTCTTTCAGAAGAAGTGTTTCTCTGGTCTTCCAAGCAGTTTCATTGGGTCGAGCTTGACGATGGTTACGCTACCGGGTCGTCCATTATGCCGCAAAAGAAGAATGCCGATATTGCGGAACTGACACGCGGACGCTCTGCGCGGTTGATCGCATCGCTCAATGGCATGCTGATTGCCCTAAAAGGGTTGCCTTTTGCCTATAATCGCGATCTGAGCGAAGACAAATGGACCAGTTTTGAGGCAGTTGATACGCTTGATCTGGTTCTGCCTGCCATGGCGGGCATGATCGCGACGATGAAGGTCGACAAGAAGCGGTTGAGAGCACAATCCTTTGAGGGCTTTACGCTTGCGACCGAAGTTGCCGACTGGTTGTCTCAGCAAGGTATTCCTTTCAGTGAAGCACATGAAATCACCGGTGCGCTGGTGCGTTATTGTGAAGAAAAAGCCATCGGTCTCGAAGACCTTTCAGTCGAAAATCTTTCTGACGTTGATGCACGCCTGAAAGCCGATGTTTTGACGCGCCTTTCTCCAGAAGCAGCGATTGCTGCACGCAAAGGATATGGCGGCACCGCACCGGATCGCGTTGGCGAGCAAATCGACAGATTGCAACGACTCGTTCAGACACACCGTCAATGGGCAAAGTTGAGCTGA
- a CDS encoding amino acid ABC transporter permease → MTDTVYKISHLVHVPRRHYGRMVAAGVVVLALVAIIHAFVVGQIEWDYVGEFLTVPAIMTGLVNTIVMSILAMALGIALGVIFAIMRLSDNPVLSYVAVGYIWFFRAVPALLQLLLWFNLALVFPTMGIPGVFSVPTVLIMTPFVATLLGLGIQQGAFTAEVVRAGLLSVDQGQYEAAQTIGMTRLKLLRRIIMPQAMRVIVPPVGNEFIGMVKLTSLASVIQYAEILHSAQNIYYANSRVVELLIVAAFWYLIVVTILSLIQGRIEKYYSKGVASPGETK, encoded by the coding sequence GTGACTGATACCGTTTATAAAATCAGCCATCTCGTACATGTGCCGCGACGCCACTATGGTCGGATGGTTGCTGCTGGCGTTGTGGTGCTCGCACTTGTCGCGATTATCCACGCTTTTGTCGTTGGACAAATCGAATGGGACTATGTTGGTGAGTTTCTCACGGTGCCGGCTATCATGACTGGGCTTGTGAACACCATAGTCATGTCCATTCTGGCCATGGCACTTGGGATAGCACTCGGCGTTATATTTGCCATTATGCGTCTATCGGATAACCCCGTTCTTTCCTATGTCGCTGTCGGTTATATCTGGTTTTTCCGTGCTGTGCCGGCCCTTTTGCAATTGCTGCTTTGGTTCAATCTGGCGCTTGTTTTTCCGACCATGGGTATACCGGGCGTTTTCTCGGTTCCAACCGTGCTGATCATGACGCCTTTCGTAGCAACGCTTCTCGGATTAGGCATCCAGCAGGGTGCGTTCACCGCAGAGGTTGTCCGGGCGGGGCTTCTTTCCGTTGATCAGGGGCAATATGAAGCTGCGCAGACAATTGGCATGACCCGACTTAAACTGCTGCGCCGAATTATCATGCCGCAGGCAATGCGTGTCATCGTTCCGCCGGTCGGAAATGAATTCATCGGTATGGTCAAGCTGACCTCGCTTGCCAGTGTGATCCAGTATGCGGAAATCCTGCACAGCGCACAGAATATCTATTACGCCAATTCGCGTGTTGTCGAATTGCTGATTGTTGCTGCTTTCTGGTATTTGATCGTGGTGACTATCCTCAGCCTTATTCAAGGTCGCATCGAGAAATATTACTCCAAAGGTGTCGCTTCGCCGGGTGAAACGAAATGA
- a CDS encoding beta-ketoacyl-ACP synthase III: MGAGRSSRMAGFGHAVPARCVENAEIETRLGLEKGWIERRTGIRTRYWANDRETLSGLAAEAGRMALKDAALGPTDIALTLLATSTPDHMVPPSAPLLAHKLGLVKSGALDLAGACSGFLYALVLADGFVRSHGRAVLVVAANMLSRRINPAERASTVLFADAAGAVVLVPDRNSQRGLIAADLISDGSGYDLIQIPAGGSTRPFSPQIGPEEFLMTMRDGREVFSRAVGLMTQASCRVLDQAGIAGDDVDRFIPHQANARMFDALCNNIGIDQARMVRTIETYGNSSAATIPLSLSVANAKKRFAEGEVLLLTAAGAGMTGGAVVVRN; this comes from the coding sequence ATGGGCGCGGGTCGCTCATCGCGTATGGCTGGCTTTGGACACGCTGTACCGGCGCGTTGCGTCGAGAACGCCGAAATCGAGACCCGTTTGGGACTTGAAAAAGGATGGATCGAGCGGCGGACCGGGATACGGACGCGTTATTGGGCCAACGATAGAGAGACGTTGAGCGGCTTGGCAGCTGAGGCGGGGCGCATGGCGCTCAAGGATGCGGCGCTTGGTCCCACCGACATCGCACTGACGTTACTCGCCACTTCAACGCCTGATCATATGGTGCCGCCTTCGGCTCCGCTGCTCGCTCATAAGCTGGGTCTGGTAAAATCGGGTGCCCTTGATCTAGCCGGCGCTTGCTCAGGGTTTCTGTATGCGCTCGTACTTGCGGACGGGTTTGTCAGGTCGCACGGTCGTGCGGTGCTTGTGGTGGCCGCGAATATGTTGAGCCGCCGTATCAATCCTGCCGAACGGGCAAGTACTGTACTCTTTGCCGATGCGGCAGGTGCTGTCGTGCTCGTGCCAGATCGGAATAGCCAGCGCGGTCTTATCGCCGCCGACCTGATATCGGATGGAAGTGGCTATGATTTGATCCAAATCCCGGCAGGAGGTAGCACGCGCCCTTTTTCCCCGCAAATAGGGCCGGAAGAATTTCTGATGACGATGCGGGATGGGCGCGAGGTTTTTTCACGCGCCGTGGGGCTGATGACGCAGGCTTCGTGCCGTGTGCTGGATCAGGCAGGGATCGCTGGCGACGATGTCGATCGCTTCATTCCACATCAAGCTAACGCGCGCATGTTTGATGCACTGTGCAATAATATAGGCATAGATCAGGCAAGGATGGTCCGGACCATTGAAACTTATGGCAATTCGTCTGCTGCGACAATTCCACTTTCGCTGTCGGTTGCAAATGCCAAGAAGAGGTTTGCTGAGGGTGAGGTCTTGCTCCTGACCGCTGCTGGCGCGGGTATGACGGGCGGTGCTGTCGTTGTTCGAAATTGA
- the bioB gene encoding biotin synthase BioB yields the protein MSDAAALKRRSDQCPFSEAKIIYNLPFNDLIFRAQQVQRRHFDANAIQMSRLLSIKTGGCPEDCSYCSQSVRNPTGLKASKLMEVERVLTEARKAKEGGATRYCMGAAWRNPKKRDMEAVVAMVEGVKALGMETCMTLGMLTPQQSERLADAGLDYYNHNVDTSERFYSQIITTRTFEDRLETLANVRDAGIKVCAGGILGMGETVDDRISMLVTLANLPVPPESVPINMLIPIPGSKLANADPVDPIDFVRTIALARILMPRSHVRLSAGRTEMSDETQALCFLAGANSIFVGETLLTADNPGEDHDTALFRRLGLKPMELPLEQAGEEP from the coding sequence TTGTCCGATGCAGCTGCCTTGAAGCGTCGATCCGACCAGTGTCCGTTTAGTGAAGCTAAAATTATCTATAATTTACCTTTTAACGATCTTATTTTTCGTGCGCAGCAGGTGCAACGTCGTCATTTCGATGCAAATGCAATCCAGATGAGCCGGCTTTTGTCGATTAAGACGGGCGGTTGCCCCGAGGATTGCAGCTATTGCAGCCAGTCCGTGCGTAATCCAACAGGTTTGAAGGCCTCTAAACTCATGGAGGTGGAACGGGTATTGACCGAAGCGCGTAAGGCGAAGGAGGGCGGTGCGACGCGATATTGTATGGGGGCGGCTTGGCGTAATCCAAAGAAGCGGGACATGGAGGCCGTGGTGGCCATGGTCGAAGGCGTAAAGGCGCTGGGCATGGAAACCTGCATGACGCTTGGCATGCTGACACCGCAACAGTCCGAACGTCTCGCCGATGCCGGGCTCGATTATTACAATCACAATGTCGATACGTCCGAACGCTTCTATTCGCAGATCATTACCACCCGCACCTTCGAGGACCGGCTGGAAACGCTCGCCAATGTGCGTGATGCCGGCATAAAGGTCTGCGCCGGTGGTATTCTGGGCATGGGGGAGACGGTTGATGACCGTATTTCGATGCTGGTGACGCTCGCCAATCTGCCGGTGCCGCCTGAAAGCGTTCCGATCAACATGTTGATCCCGATCCCCGGCTCGAAGCTTGCCAACGCTGATCCCGTCGATCCGATAGATTTCGTTCGCACCATTGCACTGGCGCGTATCCTGATGCCGCGCTCGCATGTGCGGCTTTCCGCCGGGCGCACGGAAATGAGCGATGAGACGCAGGCGCTCTGTTTTCTTGCGGGCGCCAATTCCATCTTCGTCGGCGAAACGTTGCTGACGGCGGATAACCCGGGCGAAGATCATGACACAGCGTTGTTCCGGCGTCTGGGCCTGAAGCCTATGGAGTTGCCGCTTGAGCAGGCCGGAGAGGAGCCGTGA
- the bioD gene encoding dethiobiotin synthase yields the protein MSLHFVISGTDTGIGKTVFSAALAHALQAYYWKPVQSGLEEETDSEMVERLGGVPRARIVPEAYRLKIPASPHLSARLDNLTIDPVLLQPPETRGALVIEGAGGLLVPLTDRLLFADIFSRWQIPLILCARTTLGTINHTLLSLEALRQRAIPVHGVVFIGDEDRENQRIIAEIGDTRSLGRLPHLPEMSADALHDAFADQFELSDFLELPA from the coding sequence ATGAGCCTCCATTTTGTCATTTCTGGCACTGATACCGGCATCGGAAAGACGGTTTTTTCCGCAGCGCTCGCGCACGCCTTGCAGGCTTATTACTGGAAGCCCGTGCAATCCGGGCTGGAAGAAGAGACCGACAGCGAGATGGTGGAGCGGCTGGGCGGCGTGCCCCGCGCACGCATTGTGCCGGAAGCCTATCGCCTGAAGATACCAGCTTCCCCGCATCTTTCAGCCCGTCTCGACAATCTGACGATCGACCCCGTACTCCTGCAACCGCCGGAAACGAGAGGGGCGTTGGTAATCGAAGGTGCAGGCGGTCTCCTTGTGCCGTTGACCGACAGATTATTGTTCGCTGATATCTTCTCTCGCTGGCAAATTCCGCTGATCCTGTGTGCCAGAACCACGCTTGGTACCATCAACCACACGCTGTTGTCGCTCGAAGCGCTGCGGCAAAGGGCAATTCCGGTACACGGCGTGGTGTTCATTGGTGATGAGGACCGGGAAAATCAGCGCATCATTGCCGAAATTGGTGATACCCGTTCGCTTGGACGATTGCCTCACTTGCCGGAGATGAGCGCAGACGCGCTGCATGATGCATTCGCCGATCAATTTGAGCTTTCTGATTTTCTGGAGCTTCCAGCATGA